A DNA window from Flavisolibacter ginsenosidimutans contains the following coding sequences:
- a CDS encoding RsmD family RNA methyltransferase gives MRIISGNLGGRRISPPANMPHTRPTTDIAKEGLFNILQNNLDFEELKTLDLFGGTGNISYELASRGAKDLTIVEKDDKMFSFIKKTAAELKLENFKVVKSDVFRFIETTTEKYDFIFAGPPYALTTIDELPKLIFEKALLNSGGWFVLEHTPRNDYKSFPHYLREKNYGTTIFSVFEM, from the coding sequence ATGCGTATCATAAGCGGAAACCTGGGCGGACGGCGCATCAGTCCGCCGGCCAACATGCCGCACACAAGGCCTACAACAGACATTGCCAAAGAAGGCTTGTTTAACATCCTGCAAAACAATCTTGACTTTGAAGAACTAAAGACGCTTGATTTGTTTGGCGGTACCGGCAACATCAGTTATGAACTGGCATCAAGAGGCGCAAAGGATTTAACGATTGTAGAAAAGGATGACAAGATGTTTTCTTTCATTAAAAAAACGGCTGCGGAACTGAAACTTGAAAACTTTAAAGTGGTGAAATCGGATGTCTTTCGGTTCATTGAAACAACAACCGAAAAATACGATTTCATTTTCGCCGGTCCTCCTTATGCCTTAACCACAATTGACGAACTGCCCAAACTTATTTTTGAAAAAGCCTTGTTGAACAGCGGCGGTTGGTTTGTATTGGAACATACGCCCCGCAACGATTACAAAAGCTTTCCGCATTATTTGCGGGAGAAGAATTACGGAACCACAATTTTTTCTGTTTTTGAAATGTAA
- a CDS encoding DUF3822 family protein: MVKTLFNTEPVREIGSEHALLLEAGNDFCCYVYWHKADNKIDGLKYLSFDETETERRLLEIINELQNKRVGNAVVCAAFSQALLVPNKFFKQDYSMLDAVYSQAGQTYFHDAIPEWQLVNAYSVPAGFNQAVQSAFTSVQFLHAYTPTIKIYNGYIADNQLLVHFTTQHFRVLLKKDSAVHLAQTYAYKTPLDVVYYLLKVCYEFGMAQQNVYLILSGLIEKDSNLVTELQQYFINLHFANPPEISLSDDTYPHHFFTSLFNLAACVS; encoded by the coding sequence TTGGTAAAAACCCTTTTCAATACCGAACCTGTCAGGGAAATTGGCAGTGAGCACGCCTTGCTGCTGGAGGCAGGAAATGATTTTTGCTGTTATGTTTATTGGCACAAAGCCGATAACAAAATAGACGGCTTAAAATACCTCTCGTTTGACGAAACGGAAACCGAACGGCGGCTCTTGGAAATTATTAACGAACTGCAAAATAAAAGGGTTGGAAACGCGGTTGTTTGCGCTGCATTTTCACAGGCCTTGCTTGTTCCCAACAAATTCTTCAAACAAGATTATTCAATGTTGGATGCCGTTTACAGCCAGGCCGGCCAAACTTATTTCCACGATGCCATTCCTGAGTGGCAGTTGGTAAATGCCTACTCGGTCCCGGCTGGTTTTAATCAGGCCGTTCAAAGTGCGTTTACATCGGTTCAATTCCTTCACGCTTACACGCCCACCATTAAAATTTATAATGGCTATATTGCCGATAACCAGCTCCTGGTTCATTTTACCACCCAGCATTTTAGGGTTTTGTTGAAAAAAGATTCCGCCGTTCACCTGGCGCAAACCTATGCGTACAAAACGCCGTTGGATGTGGTGTATTACCTGCTTAAAGTTTGTTATGAATTTGGCATGGCTCAGCAGAATGTGTATTTGATTTTATCGGGGTTGATCGAGAAGGATTCGAATCTGGTCACCGAACTTCAACAGTATTTCATCAACCTGCATTTTGCAAACCCGCCGGAAATTTCACTGTCAGATGATACATACCCGCATCATTTTTTCACTTCGCTTTTTAATCTTGCCGCATGCGTATCATAA